One Amaranthus tricolor cultivar Red isolate AtriRed21 chromosome 1, ASM2621246v1, whole genome shotgun sequence DNA window includes the following coding sequences:
- the LOC130826283 gene encoding serine/threonine-protein phosphatase 7 long form homolog, with translation MRQYGLVHGIPPPCDTEPQLHLISRRNQAGANWMEINGRHIARWDHRLELLAQGALIDVVGAPTTPDYMPWFLSITRRWMTPRALLEAAHYAPAAPAMTQFAQGAANVMRYSQEEPVREIAHGMLFGSQFQHFIPKVAAQHSPTTSHTHMACSPSYDYHLEEMDHSYPVDAAGTSQAGPSQPSQYQSPPLPERHANASFYRRRRRRPTQLDRVDEGS, from the exons atgcgccaatatgggttggtacatggcattccaccgccttgtgacactgaaccccagCTGCACCTAATTTCGCGAAGAAATCAAGCTGGGGcaaactggatggagatcaacgggcgccacatcgctcgttgggatcatagacttgagctgctggcacaaggtgcgcTAATCGATGTTGtcggcgcacctactacacctgactatatgccgtggttcctctccatcacgcgccgatggatgacaccacgtgcccTCTTGgaagcagcacattacgcacctgctgcgcctgcgatgacccaattt gcacaaggtgcggcaaacgtgatgcggtacagccaggaggagccggtgagggagattgcacATGGCATGCTCttcggctcgcagttccagcacttcataccgaaAGTCGCTGCACAGCACTCACCGACTACCTCCCATACGCACATGGCATGCTCTCCTTcttatgactaccatttggaggagatggatcaTTCATATCCCGTTGATGCTGCGGGGACCTcacaggctgggccatcacagccatcacagtaccagtcccctccactgccagagcgtCACGCGAACGCCTCtttctatcgtaggaggcgaaggagaccaacccagttggatagggtagatgagggttcaTGA